One Vicia villosa cultivar HV-30 ecotype Madison, WI unplaced genomic scaffold, Vvil1.0 ctg.001861F_1_1, whole genome shotgun sequence DNA segment encodes these proteins:
- the LOC131636923 gene encoding protein ENHANCED PSEUDOMONAS SUSCEPTIBILITY 1-like, translating to MNSIQVLSNTILDAPNHNIYASKVRTIDLTPWDLQYLPFGYSQIGLLYQHNSDLDRKNQIQHLKQSLTYALEFFPPFTDRLDITEHEDNTISCSIKCNNEGALFVHAATENISVDNILQPTYLPSIFHSFFPLNKFKNYHGVSQPLLAVQVTELADGIVIACSINHVVVDGTLVWRFINSWAKISKEEKLHMPKSERFFHFSKENIAKLKSKANLEAGTKNISSLQAVFSHIWHSIVRSKNLDPQTEVSFVLDIGVRPRFFPPLPKDYFGNAVVKCVVTMKAGELLEDGGLGKGALEINKKIALHNDEMLKNQYEKWLITPSFNFNRDDNSLVISSSPGFDVYGNDFGWGKPVGVRTGGANKRNGKIFVRAGVEEGSMNLEVCLPFENLKAIGNDSEFMDVVSS from the exons ATGAATTCCATCCAAGTTCTTTCCAACACCATACTTGATGCACCAAATCATAATATATATGCCTCCAAAGTTCGTACAATCGATCTAACTCCATGGGATTTACAATACCTCCCATTTGGATACAGTCAAATTGGTCTTCTTTATCAACACAATTCAGATCTAGATAGAAAAAATCAAATCCAACACCTTAAACAATCTCTTACCTATGCTCTTGAATTTTTTCCACCTTTTACCGATCGTCTCGATATCACAGAACACGAAGATAACACTATCTCTTGTTCCATCAAGTGCAATAACGAAGGTGCACTCTTTGTCCATGCTGCAACGGAAAATATTAGTGTTGACAACATCCTTCAACCCACTTATCTTCCTTctatttttcattcttttttcccACTTAACAAATTTAAAAACTATCATGGGGTGTCACAACCATTACTCGCAGTCCAAGTAACAGAGCTAGCTGATGGTATTGTTATTGCCTGCTCAATCAACCATGTGGTCGTCGATGGTACTTTGGTTTGGCGTTTCATCAATTCATGGGCCAAAATCTCAAAAG AAGAAAAACTCCACATGCCGAAGTCTGAGAGATTTTTTCATTTCTCAAAAGAGAATATTGCAAAACTAAAATCCAAAGCTAATTTAGAGGCTGGTACAAAGAACATATCTTCTTTGCAAGCAGTTTTTTCTCACATTTGGCATTCTATAGTACGTTCCAAAAACCTTGACCCACAAACAGAAGTGAGTTTTGTGTTGGATATAGGCGTTAGACCGAGGTTTTTTCCTCCGTTGCCAAAGGATTATTTTGGTAATGCTGTGGTGAAGTGCGTGGTTACCATGAAAGCTGGTGAATTATTGGAAGATGGAGGGCTTGGTAAAGGTGCTTTGGAGATTAATAAGAAAATTGCTTTACACAATGATGAGATGTTGAAAAATCAGTATGAAAAATGGTTAATAACGCCAAGTTTTAATTTTAATCGCGATGATAATTCATTGGTGATTAGTAGTTCACCTGGATTTGATGTTTATGGAAATGATTTTGGTTGGGGAAAACCTGTGGGAGTTCGAACCGGGGGTGCGAATAAAAGAAATGGGAAGATTTTTGTGCGTGCTGGTGTTGAAGAAGGTAGTATGAATCTTGAAGTTTGTCTtccttttgaaaatttaaaagcaATCGGAAATGATTCTGAGTTTATGGATGTTGTGTCTAGTTAA